Proteins encoded by one window of Salmonirosea aquatica:
- a CDS encoding TonB family protein: MEFFIYLGKVSLYWIVLYGCYWILLGRHTFFGWNRAYLLGALLLSLGLPMVQYPEAAPVMPTVAYAAATLPVAVSAPPAFVVYSQSEEVMLSWPVLLWVVYTVGAMLLLVRLGLQFRTLFSFLQKGERIPMDGYMLVLLDDDRTGSFSFMKWIVINRTDYAENLDTILNHELVHVQQRHSWDILLVEVLRVVFWFNPVLILYKKSLQQIHEYLADRETAISRDGYARFLMEYAFHTSVPDLTNQFFTSSFVKNRITMLYKNKNSKWALGKYLAIVPLVGLVLMLTAARERVTDALGNNTRVLPSATSSRAPLPEVPLAETTTVKGTVRSSKTKELLPGANVIVAGTSRGATTDANGAFELKEVPLDSKLAISYVGYETRVVEITKKNQAVNVVLAWQQNPLQDVVVVAYPPITGLKPQPGADNTPSSPAKDGFTIVEQMPEFPGGIQEMYKFLGRNIKYPTDAVRNDVEGKVVIAFTVSEKGRIRDPQVTQRLGDGTDEEALRVVLNMPSWKPAQQNGRPVAMEYVLPIEFKLEKPESKEDKEKRQGNATKYFNYQMPEFKFENAFDSGSPASIRDLGAPEVNIPGMGGTSRMRFSNYSPYSSQKVFSDVTPPTMIIFPASRFKKD; encoded by the coding sequence AAAGTAAGCTTGTACTGGATCGTGCTGTACGGTTGTTACTGGATTTTGCTCGGCCGCCACACCTTTTTCGGCTGGAATCGTGCCTACCTGCTTGGGGCTTTGTTGCTGTCGTTGGGTTTGCCGATGGTACAGTACCCCGAAGCGGCTCCCGTGATGCCGACAGTCGCCTACGCTGCCGCAACACTACCCGTCGCAGTGAGTGCGCCCCCTGCTTTTGTGGTGTATTCTCAATCCGAGGAAGTGATGCTTTCCTGGCCGGTACTTTTGTGGGTTGTGTATACAGTCGGAGCGATGTTGCTGCTTGTCCGGCTGGGGCTACAATTCCGAACGCTCTTTTCGTTTCTGCAAAAAGGCGAACGCATCCCGATGGATGGATACATGCTGGTCTTGCTAGATGACGACCGTACTGGTTCTTTCTCTTTTATGAAATGGATTGTCATCAATCGCACCGACTACGCCGAAAATCTTGACACTATTCTGAACCACGAGCTGGTACATGTACAGCAGCGGCACAGCTGGGATATACTTTTGGTGGAGGTACTTCGGGTAGTTTTCTGGTTCAATCCGGTTTTAATTTTATACAAAAAATCGTTGCAACAAATCCACGAGTACCTCGCCGACCGCGAAACCGCTATATCACGCGACGGCTACGCCCGTTTCCTGATGGAGTACGCCTTCCACACATCCGTACCCGACCTGACCAATCAATTTTTTACATCTTCCTTCGTCAAAAACCGAATTACCATGCTTTACAAAAACAAAAACTCGAAATGGGCCCTGGGTAAGTACCTCGCCATAGTCCCGTTGGTTGGCCTCGTACTGATGCTTACCGCCGCCCGCGAACGCGTTACGGATGCACTGGGAAATAATACACGGGTTTTGCCCTCGGCCACTTCTTCGCGGGCACCACTACCGGAGGTACCCCTGGCCGAAACCACAACGGTGAAAGGTACCGTCCGTAGTTCCAAAACCAAAGAACTCTTGCCGGGTGCCAACGTCATCGTGGCAGGTACCTCACGCGGAGCTACCACGGATGCCAACGGGGCCTTTGAGCTAAAAGAGGTACCCCTCGACAGCAAACTGGCGATCAGCTACGTGGGGTACGAAACGAGGGTGGTGGAGATCACCAAGAAAAATCAGGCCGTGAATGTGGTGTTGGCATGGCAGCAGAATCCTCTGCAAGATGTGGTGGTGGTCGCCTACCCCCCGATAACAGGATTGAAACCTCAACCCGGTGCCGATAATACCCCATCGAGCCCAGCCAAAGATGGATTCACGATAGTAGAACAAATGCCCGAGTTTCCGGGTGGGATTCAGGAAATGTACAAATTCCTGGGCCGCAACATCAAGTACCCTACCGACGCGGTACGGAACGACGTGGAAGGGAAAGTGGTAATTGCCTTTACCGTGAGCGAAAAGGGCCGTATCCGTGATCCGCAGGTGACCCAAAGACTGGGCGATGGCACCGACGAGGAAGCCCTGCGCGTGGTGCTGAATATGCCCTCCTGGAAGCCCGCTCAACAGAATGGGCGCCCGGTAGCGATGGAGTATGTGCTACCGATCGAATTCAAACTGGAAAAGCCTGAATCAAAAGAAGACAAGGAAAAGCGGCAGGGGAACGCCACCAAATACTTTAATTATCAGATGCCTGAGTTCAAGTTTGAAAATGCATTTGATTCCGGCTCGCCGGCAAGCATCAGAGATTTGGGTGCGCCGGAAGTCAATATTCCCGGCATGGGGGGTACCTCAAGAATGCGGTTTTCCAATTATTCTCCTTATTCTTCCCAAAAGGTATTTTCTGATGTGACTCCTCCGACCATGATCATTTTTCCCGCTAGCCGGTTCAAGAAAGATTAA
- a CDS encoding MotA/TolQ/ExbB proton channel family protein produces the protein MMLLQALTDSTMAAPVADQGLSLLDLLMKGGWVMLPLGFLFLVTIFLMVERWIGINANAKIEDSFVDNVKDFIQQGNLKSAESLCRNQKNAAGRILERATGRIGYPIKDIETTIENASQIELQRMEGNLSYLGVIAGIAPMLGFVGTIAGIIRIFYDISISNDFNISTISGGMYEKMITSGSGLIIGLIAYAGYHLLNMKIDRFALKLQMAASDFLDVLQRPVASR, from the coding sequence ATGATGCTGCTGCAAGCACTTACCGATTCTACTATGGCTGCCCCGGTGGCGGATCAGGGCCTTTCCCTTCTTGACTTGTTGATGAAAGGCGGCTGGGTAATGCTGCCACTCGGTTTCCTGTTCCTGGTAACGATTTTCCTGATGGTGGAGCGCTGGATCGGCATCAATGCCAATGCCAAAATCGAAGATTCGTTTGTGGATAATGTGAAGGATTTTATTCAGCAGGGCAACCTCAAGTCGGCCGAGTCGCTGTGCCGCAATCAGAAAAACGCCGCCGGACGCATTCTGGAGCGCGCCACCGGACGCATCGGGTACCCTATCAAGGATATCGAGACGACCATCGAAAACGCCAGCCAGATCGAGTTGCAGCGGATGGAGGGCAACCTGTCCTACCTGGGCGTCATCGCGGGTATCGCACCCATGCTGGGTTTTGTAGGTACCATTGCGGGAATCATCCGGATTTTTTATGATATCTCCATTTCCAACGATTTCAATATCAGTACCATTTCGGGTGGTATGTACGAGAAAATGATCACCTCGGGTTCAGGTCTGATCATCGGTCTGATCGCCTACGCAGGGTACCACCTGCTCAATATGAAGATCGACCGCTTTGCGCTGAAATTACAGATGGCCGCTTCGGACTTCCTGGACGTACTGCAACGCCCCGTCGCTTCGCGGTAG
- a CDS encoding cytochrome-c peroxidase, with protein MKASLVLLLGLLIVACQPKDNPPPAPAEEKPLFARPANFPEPVYLIDSNQPTEAGVALGKTLFYDGILSRDSTIACGECHRQYYGFTHHLHDISHGIGGRTGLRNALPLQNLAWLRRFQWDGGIEKLDEQPIFPIEHPDEMDDTMDNVVKKLQGSKTYPALFKAAYGSEEITSEKMLKSLTQFMLTLVSANTKYDQVVRKENAATFTADELAGQKLFASKGCQNCHAGELFTDQSFRNNGLSPFERTKVEYVDGKPMVRVVVDEGRYRITGQAADRFKFVVPSLRNIAATLPYMHDGRFKTLREVLDFYDSGMIDSPTLDPFFRQANGSLGIPLSEDEKTKLIAFLNTLTDTDFLKDKRFAEPDGFPSL; from the coding sequence ATGAAAGCATCACTCGTACTGCTTCTCGGATTGCTCATCGTGGCGTGTCAGCCCAAGGATAATCCTCCTCCCGCTCCGGCGGAGGAGAAGCCTTTGTTTGCACGTCCGGCTAACTTTCCTGAGCCGGTGTATCTGATCGATAGCAATCAACCGACGGAAGCCGGGGTAGCTTTGGGTAAGACGCTCTTTTACGATGGCATTCTGTCGCGCGACAGTACCATTGCCTGCGGCGAGTGCCATCGGCAGTACTACGGCTTCACGCACCACCTGCACGACATCAGCCACGGTATCGGCGGCCGCACGGGCCTACGCAACGCGCTACCCCTGCAGAACCTGGCCTGGTTGCGGCGCTTTCAATGGGATGGGGGTATCGAGAAATTGGACGAACAGCCGATTTTCCCCATCGAACATCCCGACGAAATGGACGACACGATGGATAATGTGGTGAAGAAACTGCAAGGCAGCAAAACCTATCCTGCTTTGTTTAAAGCCGCCTACGGAAGCGAAGAAATCACTTCCGAAAAGATGCTGAAATCGCTCACGCAATTCATGCTCACGCTGGTATCGGCCAACACCAAGTACGATCAGGTGGTGCGGAAGGAGAACGCCGCGACCTTCACGGCCGACGAACTGGCAGGACAAAAACTGTTTGCCAGCAAAGGGTGCCAAAACTGCCACGCGGGCGAATTGTTCACCGACCAGAGTTTCCGCAACAATGGCCTGTCGCCTTTCGAACGTACCAAGGTAGAATATGTGGATGGAAAGCCTATGGTGCGCGTGGTGGTGGACGAAGGCCGCTACCGGATTACGGGGCAGGCCGCCGACCGCTTCAAATTTGTGGTACCCAGTCTGCGCAATATTGCCGCTACGCTACCCTATATGCACGATGGCCGCTTCAAGACGCTGCGCGAAGTACTCGATTTTTACGACAGCGGCATGATCGACAGCCCTACTTTGGACCCTTTTTTCCGGCAAGCCAATGGCTCGCTGGGGATCCCGTTGAGCGAGGATGAAAAAACAAAACTCATTGCTTTCCTCAATACACTAACGGATACTGATTTTTTAAAAGACAAACGCTTCGCCGAACCGGACGGGTTTCCCAGTCTGTAA
- a CDS encoding ExbD/TolR family protein has translation MKIRRKARFAPEVFTHSLNDIMFFLLLFFLIISTMANPNVIKLMLPKASSSQQVYKKQITLSVDEQKNYYIDKDPIPVGQLESQLASIFANVEERTVVLRVDKNLAVQDLVDVLEIGAKLDIKMVMATAR, from the coding sequence GTGAAAATACGCAGAAAAGCCCGGTTTGCACCCGAAGTGTTCACGCACTCGCTGAACGACATCATGTTCTTCCTGCTGCTGTTCTTTTTGATCATCTCCACGATGGCCAACCCGAACGTCATCAAGCTGATGCTGCCCAAAGCATCGTCGTCGCAGCAGGTCTATAAGAAGCAGATCACCTTGTCGGTGGACGAACAGAAGAATTACTACATTGATAAGGACCCAATTCCGGTTGGACAACTGGAATCGCAGTTAGCCTCCATTTTTGCCAATGTGGAGGAACGTACCGTGGTACTGCGGGTAGATAAGAATCTGGCAGTACAGGACCTGGTAGACGTACTGGAAATCGGCGCCAAGCTGGATATCAAAATGGTAATGGCTACGGCGCGTTAA
- a CDS encoding MbnP family protein — MKRIINSILAAVFASALMLACTNDDVEPVGTHDKNSVTLEFDNRVGAQKMALGNTTYKNASGEEFTLTRFNYFISNVALKKADGTVVKFPDQYFLIRQSDPTSWEPELKDVPAADYSEISFTIGVDSTRSVSDISARTGVLDPTSYGDDGMYWSWNSGYIFVKMEGTSPVVPLNSAGKRAFELHIGGYGGREATAPNNLRSVTLPLNGTAMVRKDIAPTIHLVADFMKVFDGPNTIKLAETNSVHNPAVAGPIADNYMKMFVVDHVHND; from the coding sequence ATGAAAAGAATAATTAACTCCATACTGGCCGCTGTTTTTGCCTCGGCCCTGATGCTGGCCTGTACTAACGACGATGTAGAACCCGTCGGTACCCATGACAAAAATAGCGTCACGCTGGAATTCGATAACCGCGTGGGTGCTCAGAAGATGGCTTTGGGTAATACCACCTATAAGAATGCCTCCGGTGAGGAATTTACGCTGACCCGGTTCAACTACTTCATCAGCAACGTAGCGTTGAAAAAAGCCGATGGTACCGTGGTGAAGTTCCCGGATCAGTACTTCCTCATCCGCCAGTCTGACCCTACCAGCTGGGAGCCTGAATTGAAAGACGTACCCGCTGCCGATTATAGTGAGATCAGCTTCACCATCGGGGTGGACAGTACCCGCTCCGTGTCCGATATATCGGCCCGCACCGGTGTACTGGACCCCACTTCCTACGGCGACGACGGGATGTACTGGTCATGGAATTCGGGCTATATTTTTGTGAAAATGGAGGGTACCTCACCCGTCGTTCCGCTCAATTCGGCGGGTAAGCGCGCCTTTGAACTTCACATCGGTGGTTACGGGGGTCGTGAAGCTACAGCGCCCAATAATCTCCGCAGTGTGACTCTGCCGCTGAATGGTACAGCTATGGTACGCAAGGACATTGCCCCTACGATACACTTGGTGGCCGATTTTATGAAAGTATTTGATGGCCCGAATACGATCAAGCTGGCCGAGACCAACAGCGTGCATAACCCTGCCGTGGCCGGGCCGATTGCCGACAATTACATGAAGATGTTCGTGGTGGATCATGTGCATAATGATTGA
- a CDS encoding ABA4-like family protein, which produces MTPDQVFQIASTIVLPQWLLMAFAPRWFVTQFLVKSFLIPVILAVLYAYYLFAGGPIDFGAFGTLEGVQGLFQNGGDGVMLAGWIHYLAFDLVVGSVVMRDAQERGIPHWWVVVPIFFCFMLGPIGLLLYWIIRTVKIKKLS; this is translated from the coding sequence ATGACGCCCGACCAGGTATTTCAGATCGCCAGTACCATCGTCCTGCCGCAGTGGCTGCTGATGGCTTTTGCCCCGCGCTGGTTTGTTACCCAATTTTTAGTAAAATCTTTCCTGATTCCGGTGATTCTGGCCGTATTGTATGCCTACTATCTTTTTGCGGGCGGGCCTATCGACTTCGGTGCATTCGGTACCCTGGAAGGGGTGCAAGGTCTGTTCCAGAATGGGGGCGATGGTGTCATGCTGGCGGGCTGGATTCACTACCTGGCCTTCGACCTCGTCGTGGGAAGCGTCGTGATGCGCGATGCGCAGGAACGCGGAATCCCGCACTGGTGGGTGGTGGTACCCATTTTCTTCTGCTTTATGCTGGGGCCCATCGGCCTGTTGCTGTATTGGATCATCAGGACGGTGAAAATCAAAAAACTGAGCTAG
- a CDS encoding cytochrome-c peroxidase, which translates to MKHFLLLGFLLLLVVGCTPTESTEPEILFRVPANFPKPLYDLEKNPITKDGFELGKALFNDPILSRDLTISCAECHSQPSGFTHHGHDLSHGIDNRKGTRNSLPVQNLAWESEFFWDGGVGDLDFVPIAPIENPVEMDEKTGNVLEKLRKSPRYPAMFKRAYGSEEITSARFLKSLSQFMLTLVSADSRYDKFVRNEGGTLTPDEAAGLTVFKQKCASCHAGELFTDRSYRNNGLTIQGDDAGRYRITENEADRNKFRVPSLRNVAVTGPYMHDGRFYTLEAVLDHYAEGVQGTPNLDSLLIKNGQRGIALSTEEKRQVIAFLKTLTDDTFLKDKRFSTP; encoded by the coding sequence ATGAAGCACTTTCTACTATTGGGTTTCTTGCTGTTGCTGGTCGTGGGCTGTACCCCTACGGAGTCCACAGAGCCGGAAATCCTGTTCAGGGTACCAGCCAATTTTCCCAAGCCGCTTTACGATTTGGAGAAGAACCCAATCACAAAAGATGGTTTTGAGTTGGGAAAAGCGCTGTTCAACGATCCCATTCTCTCGCGTGATCTGACGATTTCCTGCGCCGAATGCCACAGTCAGCCGTCGGGTTTTACCCATCATGGCCACGATTTGAGCCACGGCATCGACAACCGAAAGGGTACCCGCAATTCGCTGCCCGTACAGAATCTGGCCTGGGAGTCGGAGTTTTTCTGGGACGGCGGGGTAGGTGACCTGGATTTCGTACCCATTGCGCCCATCGAAAATCCGGTGGAAATGGATGAGAAAACGGGCAACGTACTCGAAAAACTACGAAAATCACCCCGCTATCCAGCGATGTTCAAACGGGCCTACGGTTCGGAAGAAATCACGTCAGCCAGGTTTCTGAAATCACTCTCGCAATTCATGCTCACGCTGGTATCGGCGGATTCGCGCTACGATAAATTTGTGCGCAATGAAGGGGGTACCCTGACGCCAGACGAAGCGGCGGGACTGACGGTTTTTAAGCAAAAATGCGCTAGCTGCCACGCGGGCGAACTTTTCACCGATCGCAGCTACCGCAACAACGGCCTCACCATTCAGGGCGATGACGCTGGCCGCTACCGGATCACCGAAAACGAAGCCGACCGTAACAAATTCAGGGTACCTAGCCTGCGCAACGTGGCCGTGACTGGCCCCTACATGCACGACGGGCGTTTTTACACGCTGGAAGCCGTCCTGGATCACTACGCGGAGGGCGTGCAGGGTACCCCCAATCTCGATTCTTTATTGATAAAAAACGGACAGCGGGGCATTGCGCTCTCGACCGAAGAAAAGCGGCAGGTAATCGCCTTTCTCAAAACGCTGACGGATGATACTTTCCTGAAAGACAAACGATTTTCAACTCCCTGA
- a CDS encoding energy transducer TonB, giving the protein MKKKLLTLLAACALTFYGCNNNSEMASGTNLETENSPLDEKVYTLVDEQPEFPGGFQSMYEFLGNNILYPEQARKANVQGKVFLSFVVSSTGEIRDVKVLKGVGYGLDEEAERVVKKMPKWQPGREDGKEVAVRYNLPVVFQLKKQPTI; this is encoded by the coding sequence ATGAAAAAGAAACTGCTAACGCTACTGGCGGCCTGCGCCCTGACTTTTTATGGCTGCAACAATAACTCGGAAATGGCCTCGGGCACCAATCTTGAAACGGAAAATTCCCCGCTCGACGAAAAGGTATATACCCTAGTGGACGAGCAACCCGAATTCCCCGGCGGCTTTCAATCCATGTACGAGTTTTTGGGCAACAACATCCTGTATCCCGAACAGGCCAGGAAAGCCAATGTACAGGGCAAGGTATTTCTATCTTTTGTGGTAAGCTCCACCGGCGAAATCCGCGATGTGAAAGTCCTGAAAGGCGTCGGTTATGGCCTGGATGAAGAAGCCGAACGCGTGGTGAAAAAGATGCCGAAATGGCAACCCGGTCGGGAAGATGGTAAGGAGGTGGCCGTAAGGTACAACCTGCCGGTTGTCTTTCAGTTGAAAAAGCAACCCACTATCTAA
- a CDS encoding Gfo/Idh/MocA family protein has product MSEPKKPTDQPTRRTFIKASSLAAASSFFIVPRHVLGKGYVAPSDKLNIAGIGVGGKGKSDLANFAKSPNVNIVALCDVDDRQAVTSRESFPKATYYKDFREMLRKENKNIDACSISTPDNTHAVATLAAMQLGKHVYTQKPLTHDIYEARMLGQAAKKYKVITQMGNQGGSGNGVRRMKELYESGIIGDVHKVLCWTNRPVWPQAVPTDNVDPVPKELDFDLWLGPSPKVPYNKEYLPWNWRGWWPYGTGALGDMACHIMDPVYRILPILYPTSVECSVGGTWTFTLREKDDNPAWTPFTTSIHLDYPRNDGKGNIKVSWYDGGILPELPEDLLPGEAFGNSDGGVLFIGSKGKLMADCYGANPRLVPLKANDIVNVPETIARVPDENHYLQWVNACLEGYGKGVTSSPFEYAGPFTESILIGNLAIRSWMLRDNPTAKRAVDKYTGRKKLFWDAQNMKVTNYDAANQFVKRDYRDGWGDLKV; this is encoded by the coding sequence ATGAGTGAACCCAAGAAACCCACTGATCAACCTACCCGCCGTACTTTTATCAAAGCCTCGTCGCTGGCGGCGGCTTCCTCTTTTTTCATTGTACCCCGCCATGTATTGGGCAAGGGGTACGTCGCGCCCAGTGATAAACTCAACATTGCCGGGATTGGCGTAGGCGGTAAGGGCAAAAGCGATCTGGCCAATTTTGCCAAAAGCCCCAACGTCAACATCGTGGCGCTGTGCGACGTGGACGACCGGCAGGCCGTTACCTCGCGGGAGAGTTTTCCCAAGGCTACCTACTACAAGGATTTTCGGGAGATGCTCCGCAAGGAGAACAAGAACATCGACGCCTGCTCTATTTCCACGCCCGACAACACGCATGCCGTAGCTACCCTGGCCGCCATGCAGCTAGGCAAGCACGTCTATACCCAAAAACCGCTGACGCATGACATCTACGAAGCGCGGATGCTGGGACAAGCCGCCAAAAAGTACAAGGTGATTACTCAAATGGGCAATCAGGGTGGTTCGGGCAACGGCGTACGCCGCATGAAGGAACTCTACGAATCGGGGATCATCGGCGATGTGCACAAGGTACTTTGCTGGACCAACCGCCCCGTGTGGCCCCAGGCGGTACCTACCGACAACGTCGATCCGGTACCGAAAGAACTGGATTTTGACCTCTGGCTGGGTCCTTCGCCCAAGGTACCCTACAACAAAGAGTACCTACCCTGGAACTGGCGCGGTTGGTGGCCTTACGGTACGGGCGCGTTGGGCGATATGGCCTGCCACATCATGGACCCGGTCTACCGCATCCTGCCCATCCTGTACCCTACTTCGGTGGAATGTAGTGTGGGAGGTACCTGGACGTTCACCCTGCGCGAAAAAGACGATAATCCCGCCTGGACACCCTTCACAACGTCGATTCACCTTGATTATCCCCGCAATGATGGCAAGGGCAATATCAAGGTCAGCTGGTACGACGGCGGCATTTTGCCCGAACTCCCCGAAGATCTGCTGCCCGGCGAAGCCTTCGGCAACTCCGACGGCGGGGTACTTTTCATTGGGTCAAAAGGTAAGCTGATGGCCGACTGCTACGGTGCCAATCCCCGGCTGGTACCTTTGAAAGCCAACGATATTGTGAATGTTCCGGAAACCATCGCGCGCGTACCCGACGAAAACCACTACCTGCAATGGGTCAATGCCTGCCTGGAAGGCTACGGCAAGGGCGTTACGAGCTCGCCGTTCGAATACGCCGGGCCGTTCACGGAAAGTATCCTGATCGGCAACCTGGCGATTCGGAGCTGGATGCTGCGCGACAATCCTACGGCCAAACGTGCCGTAGATAAGTATACGGGCCGCAAAAAGCTGTTCTGGGACGCCCAGAATATGAAGGTGACGAATTACGACGCAGCCAACCAATTCGTCAAGCGCGACTACCGCGACGGCTGGGGCGACTTGAAAGTTTAG